In Deltaproteobacteria bacterium, the following are encoded in one genomic region:
- a CDS encoding ABC transporter permease, translated as MSDRSLQNSSREKGSRPRVKKARPTPLEYTRKKWFQLVMLLNFIFLYFPIVALVAFSFNNSRRNITWRGFTFKYYVKAFHNDSLFDAFLNSLIVAGISTAVSTLLGAMLGLALYRFKFPGKNAFDGWIHLPIIIPEICMGVAMLAFFSRLHIDLGLFTITVSHIAFSLPFVAVVVRARMAGFDQSLEEAARDLGANQWQTFRDVTLPYMMPGIVAGALLALTLSLDDFVITFFTSGPGSTTLPIKIFSMVRFSVTPEVNAASSVLIAMTLLLTVVTMVLQARGGKNKGLPV; from the coding sequence ATGTCGGACAGGTCTTTGCAAAACAGCAGCCGCGAAAAGGGTTCGCGGCCCCGTGTAAAAAAGGCGCGGCCGACCCCGCTGGAGTACACCCGCAAGAAGTGGTTTCAGCTGGTGATGCTGCTCAATTTCATTTTTCTCTATTTTCCGATCGTGGCCCTGGTTGCCTTCAGTTTCAACAACAGCCGGCGGAACATTACCTGGCGCGGCTTTACGTTCAAGTACTATGTGAAGGCCTTTCACAACGACTCCCTCTTCGATGCCTTTTTGAACAGCCTCATCGTGGCGGGCATCTCGACGGCGGTCTCCACGCTTTTGGGGGCCATGCTCGGGCTGGCCCTGTACCGGTTCAAGTTTCCGGGCAAAAACGCCTTCGACGGCTGGATCCACCTGCCGATCATCATACCGGAGATCTGCATGGGCGTTGCCATGCTGGCTTTCTTTTCGCGCCTGCACATCGATCTGGGCCTGTTTACCATTACGGTCAGCCACATAGCCTTCAGCCTGCCCTTCGTGGCAGTGGTGGTGCGGGCCCGCATGGCCGGCTTCGATCAATCCTTGGAGGAAGCGGCCCGCGACCTGGGGGCCAACCAGTGGCAGACCTTCAGGGACGTCACGTTGCCGTACATGATGCCGGGAATCGTTGCGGGCGCGCTGCTGGCCCTGACCCTCTCACTCGACGATTTTGTGATCACCTTTTTCACCTCCGGACCGGGATCCACGACCCTGCCCATAAAAATATTTTCCATGGTGCGCTTCAGCGTGACGCCGGAGGTCAATGCCGCATCCTCGGTGTTGATAGCCATGACCCTGCTGCTGACGGTAGTGACCATGGTTCTCCAGGCCCGCGGAGGGAAGAATAAAGGACTGCCCGTATGA
- a CDS encoding ABC transporter permease, with protein sequence MENWRDNKLVAAILLVPASAWILIFFTLPLVIVWVYSFGQRGPQGQTLLALSFSNYARALKWIHLGIMWKSTWTAFLTTLICFVMGFPVALGIAFAPARYKNMLLLLVILPFWTNLLIRTYAWIAVLRTRGFLNFGLEWVHGRLDALFSLVGLPDIMGTFKPLALLYNHSAVVIGLVYVALPFLVLPIYATLEKIDRSLMEASLDLGAGQWRTMVSVTIPLAFPGILSGLLLVFIISLGTYLTPVLLGGTDSMMIGNLIAQEFGPARDWPFGSALSFLLLYVTFIALWLRAVVSSKSKGVSY encoded by the coding sequence GTGGAAAACTGGCGTGACAACAAACTGGTGGCGGCCATTCTTCTGGTGCCTGCCTCCGCATGGATTTTGATATTCTTCACCCTGCCGCTGGTCATCGTGTGGGTGTACAGTTTCGGCCAGCGCGGACCCCAGGGGCAGACCTTGCTGGCCCTGTCATTCAGCAACTATGCCCGGGCGCTGAAGTGGATCCATCTGGGCATCATGTGGAAATCCACCTGGACGGCGTTTCTGACGACCCTGATCTGTTTTGTCATGGGATTTCCCGTGGCCCTGGGGATTGCCTTTGCACCGGCGCGCTACAAAAATATGCTGCTGCTGCTGGTGATTCTGCCTTTCTGGACCAACCTGCTCATTCGCACCTATGCCTGGATAGCGGTGCTCAGGACCCGGGGGTTCCTGAACTTCGGGCTCGAGTGGGTTCACGGCAGGCTGGATGCCCTGTTCAGCCTGGTGGGTTTGCCCGACATCATGGGGACGTTCAAGCCCCTGGCCCTCCTGTACAACCATTCCGCCGTGGTCATCGGTCTGGTCTATGTGGCGCTGCCGTTTTTGGTGCTGCCCATTTACGCCACCCTCGAAAAAATCGACCGCTCGCTCATGGAAGCCAGCCTGGACCTCGGGGCCGGCCAGTGGCGCACCATGGTTTCGGTGACCATACCACTGGCCTTCCCGGGCATCCTCTCGGGACTGCTGCTGGTTTTCATCATCTCTCTGGGGACCTACCTGACGCCGGTGCTTCTGGGGGGTACGGACAGCATGATGATCGGCAACCTGATTGCCCAGGAGTTCGGTCCGGCCAGGGACTGGCCCTTTGGGTCGGCCCTTTCTTTTTTACTCTTGTACGTCACCTTCATCGCGCTCTGGCTGAGGGCGGTGGTGTCTTCGAAGTCGAAAGGAGTCAGCTACTGA
- a CDS encoding ABC transporter ATP-binding protein — translation MTDKQPIISIKNVTKIFNRTVTAVDDVSLDIAEGEFFALLGPSGCGKTTLLRMIAGFENPTSGRIIVGGQDMEGVDPNRRPVNMVFQSYAVFPHMTVAKNVAYGLKVTGIKDNDIQKLVPEALELVKLGGFEHRMPHQLSGGQQQRVALARALVKKPKVLLLDEPLSALDAKLREAMQIELVNLQKSVGITFIIVTHSQSEALSTADRIAVMKDGEVKQVDGPLQLYERPNSRFCADFIGKINQLKADVMGVEGRSLVVDIEGAGKALVPMDTLPAGERAEGQVILAIRPEKLDLTNVEPDGERIKFRSRVVNVVYYGSTCQVFLENSSGRELMVEVRNRESDTATSILIGSDVWISWKPADTLVLTK, via the coding sequence ATGACAGACAAGCAACCGATCATCAGCATCAAGAATGTCACGAAAATTTTCAACCGCACGGTCACGGCGGTTGACGATGTCAGCCTCGACATCGCCGAGGGTGAATTTTTTGCCCTGCTGGGACCTTCCGGATGCGGAAAGACGACCCTGCTGCGTATGATCGCCGGTTTTGAAAATCCCACCAGCGGGAGGATCATCGTGGGCGGTCAGGATATGGAAGGTGTCGATCCCAACCGCCGGCCGGTCAACATGGTGTTTCAATCATACGCGGTTTTTCCCCACATGACCGTGGCCAAAAACGTGGCCTACGGGCTGAAGGTCACCGGAATCAAGGACAACGACATCCAGAAACTGGTGCCGGAAGCCCTGGAACTGGTCAAGCTGGGCGGATTCGAGCACAGAATGCCGCACCAGCTTTCAGGCGGCCAGCAGCAGAGGGTCGCGCTGGCGAGGGCGCTGGTGAAGAAACCCAAGGTTTTGCTCCTGGACGAGCCCTTGTCGGCCCTGGACGCCAAGCTGCGGGAGGCCATGCAGATCGAACTGGTCAACCTGCAGAAATCGGTGGGCATTACCTTCATCATCGTCACCCACTCACAATCGGAAGCGCTGTCGACGGCCGACCGTATTGCCGTAATGAAGGACGGTGAAGTGAAGCAGGTGGACGGGCCGCTGCAGCTGTACGAGAGGCCCAACAGCAGATTTTGTGCTGATTTTATCGGCAAGATCAACCAGCTGAAGGCCGATGTCATGGGTGTGGAGGGCCGCAGCCTGGTGGTCGACATCGAGGGCGCCGGCAAGGCGTTGGTTCCGATGGACACGCTTCCCGCCGGTGAGCGGGCCGAGGGCCAGGTCATCCTGGCGATACGCCCGGAAAAGCTCGATCTGACAAACGTCGAACCCGACGGAGAGCGGATCAAGTTCCGCAGCAGGGTAGTTAATGTGGTTTACTACGGCAGCACCTGCCAGGTATTTCTGGAAAACAGCTCCGGCAGGGAACTGATGGTCGAAGTGAGGAATCGAGAGAGCGACACGGCCACGTCGATCCTGATCGGCAGCGATGTCTGGATTTCCTGGAAACCGGCCGACACGCTGGTGTTAACAAAATAA
- a CDS encoding ABC transporter permease: MKRIAALVGKRLFLGLATIIVISVLIFVGIEALPGDLAEAILGQEATPETVAAFRRELKLDLPAHVRYFAWLGGILKGDLGNSLANGRPIAGLIGWRFANTLFLAAMAAVIAVPVAVILGILAALYRNSLFDKIISMATLSTISFPEFFVAYILIVLFSVKIELFPSISNINSQMHFWEKLDAIVLPCLTLTLVVVAHMMRQTRAAIINILASPFIEMARLKGLKPVRVIVLHAFPNALSPVINVIALNLAYLVVGVVIVEVVFVYPGLGQLLVDSVSKRDIPVVQASGLVFAATYVTLNLLADILSIISNPRLRNPR, translated from the coding sequence ATGAAACGCATTGCGGCTCTAGTAGGCAAGCGGCTTTTCCTCGGTTTAGCGACCATCATTGTCATCTCCGTTTTGATCTTTGTCGGCATCGAAGCGCTGCCCGGCGATCTGGCCGAGGCTATCCTGGGGCAAGAGGCCACGCCGGAAACCGTGGCGGCCTTCCGCAGGGAACTGAAACTGGACCTGCCGGCCCACGTGCGCTACTTCGCCTGGCTGGGGGGTATTTTAAAAGGGGATCTGGGCAATTCACTGGCCAACGGCCGCCCCATTGCGGGACTGATCGGGTGGCGGTTTGCAAACACCCTTTTCCTGGCCGCCATGGCCGCCGTGATTGCCGTGCCCGTTGCCGTCATCCTGGGTATACTGGCGGCCTTGTACCGCAATTCCCTGTTCGACAAAATCATTTCCATGGCCACCCTCAGCACCATCTCCTTCCCGGAATTTTTTGTGGCTTACATCCTGATCGTCCTATTTTCGGTAAAGATCGAGCTCTTTCCCAGCATCTCGAACATTAACAGCCAAATGCATTTCTGGGAAAAGTTAGACGCCATCGTCCTGCCGTGCCTGACACTCACGCTGGTGGTCGTGGCCCACATGATGCGCCAGACCAGGGCCGCCATCATCAACATTTTGGCCAGCCCGTTCATCGAGATGGCGAGGCTGAAGGGCCTCAAGCCTGTACGCGTTATCGTCCTGCACGCCTTCCCCAACGCTCTGTCGCCGGTCATCAACGTCATCGCACTCAATCTCGCCTACCTGGTGGTGGGCGTGGTCATTGTCGAGGTGGTGTTCGTCTACCCGGGCTTGGGCCAGCTTTTGGTGGACTCCGTATCCAAAAGGGACATCCCGGTCGTCCAGGCCAGCGGACTGGTATTTGCGGCCACTTATGTCACCCTCAACCTGCTGGCGGATATTCTGTCCATCATCAGCAACCCGCGATTGAGAAACCCACGGTAA
- a CDS encoding aldehyde ferredoxin oxidoreductase yields MKFVKIDMTSQGITTGDVPTEYEGLGGRGLTSIMINKEVPATCDPLGPENKLIIAPGYLSGTMLVNTSRLSIGAKSPLTGGIKESNVGGTAAADLAHLGITAIIVEGQPADREALYLIKIDAEGQVELVDAGAYRGLRTYELVRRLKEAYGEKNSITCIGPAGESLLTAASIQTTDADGRPCRAAGRGGLGAVMASKGLKAVVVDRGGKATDPLADADLFKACAKKYAQAVRDDDFTSVLAQLGSAVLVGSINAVGAFPTRNAREGQFDGVEKITGETMAEVIKERGGACTHMGCAQCIIRCSNEYVDKEGAYVTSSLEYETIWSMGGMLGNDDLDAIAKLDFLCDDIGLDTISTGVAVAVAMDAGYKPFGDAQAAIEMVEAVAEGTEMGKLIGNGPAAVGEHFNHDRVPVMKRQSMAAYDPRAIQGMAVTYATTPMGGDHTAGWVVADNLEDFGGKLDRFSAEGQVENSRNSQLHMAAVDTVGICDFAQSGFAAGLDTVCKMVSAKLGKPFGEDDWAALGIRILKAEREFNRKAGFTKEDDRLPKMFYEEPLPPHNKVVVVTEEDLDGTWEF; encoded by the coding sequence ATGAAATTTGTGAAAATCGACATGACGTCTCAAGGCATAACTACCGGCGATGTCCCGACGGAATATGAGGGTTTGGGCGGCCGGGGATTGACCTCCATCATGATCAACAAGGAGGTTCCCGCCACCTGCGACCCCCTGGGGCCGGAGAACAAGCTGATTATCGCTCCGGGCTATCTGAGCGGAACCATGTTGGTCAACACGAGCCGCCTGTCCATCGGGGCCAAGAGTCCTTTGACCGGTGGTATCAAGGAGAGCAACGTCGGCGGCACGGCGGCAGCGGACCTCGCCCACTTGGGGATAACGGCCATCATCGTGGAGGGGCAGCCCGCCGATCGGGAGGCTCTGTATCTTATTAAAATCGACGCCGAGGGCCAGGTCGAGCTTGTGGACGCCGGCGCCTACAGGGGCCTGCGGACCTATGAACTGGTGCGCCGTCTCAAAGAGGCCTACGGCGAGAAAAACAGCATCACCTGCATCGGCCCTGCGGGCGAGTCTTTGCTGACGGCGGCTTCCATACAGACAACCGATGCAGACGGTCGCCCCTGCCGGGCTGCCGGCCGCGGTGGGTTGGGGGCGGTCATGGCGTCAAAGGGGTTGAAGGCCGTTGTCGTGGACCGGGGCGGCAAGGCCACCGATCCGCTGGCGGATGCCGATCTCTTCAAGGCGTGTGCAAAAAAATATGCCCAGGCCGTCAGGGATGACGACTTCACCTCGGTATTGGCCCAACTGGGTTCCGCCGTGCTGGTGGGATCCATCAACGCGGTGGGGGCGTTTCCGACGCGCAACGCCCGGGAGGGCCAGTTCGATGGTGTGGAAAAGATCACCGGCGAAACCATGGCGGAGGTGATCAAGGAGCGCGGCGGCGCATGTACCCACATGGGTTGCGCTCAATGCATCATCCGCTGTTCCAACGAGTACGTGGATAAAGAGGGGGCGTATGTCACCTCTTCCCTCGAGTATGAGACGATCTGGTCCATGGGCGGCATGCTGGGTAACGACGACCTGGACGCCATCGCCAAACTGGATTTCCTGTGCGACGACATCGGTCTGGACACCATCAGCACCGGCGTGGCCGTGGCCGTGGCCATGGACGCGGGCTATAAACCGTTTGGGGATGCCCAGGCCGCCATCGAGATGGTCGAAGCCGTGGCCGAGGGCACCGAAATGGGCAAACTGATCGGAAACGGACCGGCAGCCGTGGGCGAGCATTTCAATCACGACCGCGTGCCGGTGATGAAGCGGCAGAGCATGGCCGCCTACGACCCCCGGGCCATTCAGGGGATGGCGGTAACCTACGCCACGACCCCCATGGGCGGCGATCATACGGCCGGATGGGTGGTGGCCGACAATCTGGAGGATTTCGGGGGTAAACTGGATCGCTTTTCCGCCGAGGGCCAGGTGGAGAATTCGCGGAATTCGCAGCTGCACATGGCGGCTGTCGACACCGTCGGCATCTGCGACTTTGCCCAGAGCGGCTTTGCCGCGGGACTGGACACGGTGTGCAAGATGGTTTCGGCCAAGCTGGGCAAGCCTTTCGGCGAAGATGACTGGGCCGCCCTGGGCATCCGTATTCTGAAAGCCGAGAGGGAGTTCAACCGCAAGGCAGGCTTTACCAAAGAGGACGACAGGCTGCCCAAGATGTTTTACGAAGAGCCGCTTCCGCCCCACAACAAGGTGGTGGTCGTCACCGAGGAAGATCTGGACGGCACCTGGGAGTTTTAA
- a CDS encoding ABC transporter permease, with the protein MNFFKLLRQSPWSARIGMAMVLINVLAAILAPLICPYGETEVVGDVWMTPGGDNYLGTDHLGRDLYTRLIYGARNTIAIAFVTTLLSFFVGSIMGFFAATLGGWTDLAISRVIDILMAFPTLIFALMVLSVVGTGTTALIVVIALLDSTRVFRLSRAVAMDIAVMEYVEAARLRGERIWWLMRHEILPNALPPLVAEFGLRFCFVFLFIAALSFLGLGIQPPTADWGGMVRENAGAITFGILTPLFPAGAIAFLTVGVNLIVDWFLQIASGLKD; encoded by the coding sequence ATGAACTTTTTCAAGTTGCTGCGACAATCTCCCTGGAGCGCCCGCATCGGTATGGCCATGGTACTTATCAACGTGTTGGCCGCCATTCTCGCACCGCTTATCTGCCCCTACGGTGAAACCGAAGTGGTCGGCGACGTTTGGATGACGCCCGGCGGTGACAACTACCTGGGAACCGACCATCTGGGCAGGGACTTGTATACCCGGCTTATCTACGGTGCCAGGAACACCATCGCCATCGCGTTCGTCACCACCCTGCTGTCGTTCTTCGTCGGTTCCATCATGGGTTTTTTTGCCGCGACCCTTGGTGGCTGGACGGACCTCGCCATCAGCCGCGTTATCGATATTCTGATGGCCTTTCCCACCCTGATTTTCGCCCTGATGGTTCTCTCCGTGGTCGGCACCGGTACAACGGCCCTGATTGTCGTCATCGCGCTGCTGGATTCGACCCGTGTATTCCGCCTTTCCCGGGCCGTGGCCATGGACATCGCCGTGATGGAATATGTAGAAGCCGCACGCCTGCGCGGCGAGCGCATCTGGTGGCTCATGCGGCATGAAATTCTGCCCAACGCGCTGCCGCCCCTGGTAGCCGAATTCGGTCTGCGTTTCTGCTTCGTCTTTCTTTTCATCGCCGCCTTGAGCTTTTTGGGACTGGGCATCCAACCCCCCACGGCCGACTGGGGGGGGATGGTGCGCGAAAATGCAGGCGCCATCACTTTCGGCATCTTGACCCCGCTGTTTCCGGCAGGAGCCATCGCTTTTCTGACCGTGGGAGTCAACTTGATTGTCGACTGGTTCCTGCAGATTGCCAGCGGGCTGAAAGACTAA
- a CDS encoding extracellular solute-binding protein gives MKKMMQRPISRRSFMKGAAAVGVGMTFAPGMVWGAEEKQLNVYNWDTYIGEDTIPQFTKKTGIKVQYDLFANNEEMFAKLKEGNPGFDLIFPSDYMVETMTTLNMLVALDHSKIPNIKNIDPDPNFSDPAYSPGMKYAIPYMWGTIGIGYRKSKVKTPPTSWKTVLDSDEFKGRIALMADQRACIGVTLKYLGYKLNSTNPKEIAEARDLLIKQKPNVKSFAEDNGQDLLLSGECDVVMEWNGDIVQVMEEDDDIGYVVPKEGGVVWMDNMCIPKGAPHPDNAHAFINHILDAKVGADIANFIHYATPNAAARKYILPVDLKNPAIYPPASAISASEVIIDVGDKARLYDEAWVKIQAG, from the coding sequence ATGAAAAAGATGATGCAAAGACCGATTTCGAGAAGATCCTTTATGAAGGGTGCGGCCGCCGTAGGTGTCGGCATGACGTTTGCCCCGGGCATGGTGTGGGGGGCCGAGGAAAAGCAGCTGAACGTTTACAATTGGGATACCTACATCGGTGAGGACACCATCCCGCAGTTCACCAAGAAAACCGGCATCAAGGTGCAGTACGACCTGTTTGCCAACAACGAGGAGATGTTTGCCAAACTGAAGGAGGGCAATCCGGGCTTCGACCTCATTTTCCCCAGCGACTACATGGTGGAGACCATGACGACCCTGAACATGCTGGTGGCCCTCGATCACTCCAAAATACCCAACATCAAGAACATCGATCCGGACCCCAACTTTTCCGACCCGGCCTACAGTCCGGGGATGAAGTATGCCATTCCCTACATGTGGGGCACCATCGGGATCGGCTACCGTAAATCGAAAGTGAAAACGCCTCCCACCAGTTGGAAAACCGTTTTGGACAGCGACGAATTCAAAGGCAGAATCGCCCTCATGGCGGACCAGCGGGCCTGCATCGGCGTCACGCTGAAGTATCTGGGCTACAAGCTCAACTCCACCAATCCCAAGGAGATCGCCGAGGCGAGGGACCTTTTGATCAAGCAGAAACCCAATGTTAAATCCTTTGCCGAGGACAACGGCCAGGATCTTCTGCTATCCGGCGAGTGCGATGTGGTCATGGAATGGAACGGCGACATCGTGCAGGTGATGGAAGAGGACGACGACATCGGCTACGTGGTTCCCAAAGAAGGCGGCGTGGTCTGGATGGACAACATGTGCATTCCCAAAGGGGCGCCCCATCCCGATAACGCCCACGCGTTCATCAACCACATCCTGGATGCCAAGGTCGGCGCCGACATCGCCAACTTCATCCACTATGCCACCCCCAATGCCGCCGCCAGAAAATACATCCTGCCAGTGGATCTGAAAAACCCGGCGATCTACCCGCCGGCGAGCGCCATCTCCGCATCCGAGGTCATCATCGATGTGGGCGACAAGGCAAGGTTGTACGACGAGGCATGGGTAAAGATTCAAGCCGGCTAA
- a CDS encoding ABC transporter ATP-binding protein, whose product MAPLLKMRKIFIEGMSDEKWNPIIKGLDLTLERGEVLGLIGESGAGKSTLGIASMAYTRQGCRISSGSIVFDGKELFGAPKETLRKIRGNRIAYVAQSAAASFNPAHRLIKQYAESPVRHGVMSFEEAAREAKDIYKRLLLPDPDHIGYRYPHQVSGGQLQRAMVAMAMSCRPDLIIFDEPTTALDVTTQIEVLAAIKRIVRQFNTSAIYITHDLAVVAQVADRIMVLRYGNLVEENDAREMIANPREDYTRRLLSVRTLKEEKDLSESEKDVILEVNNVTASYTGKTNVLEDIDLKIRKGRTVALVGESGSGKSTLARVITGLLPPTKGNVLYEGNELSRELKSRPKEQLRVMQMIYQMPDTALNPKQKVHRIIGRPLQFYFGMHEKDREQRVYELLEKIELSEKYYDRYPTELSGGEKQRICIARALAAEPDLIICDEVTSALDQLVAEGILKLLQDLQNELRVSYLFITHDLATVKAIADEIVVMLQGRIVEQGVKKEILTPPHHEYTDLLLSSVPEMDPDWLDNLLAERKAKGKLSTFMDA is encoded by the coding sequence ATGGCACCGTTGTTGAAAATGCGTAAAATCTTCATCGAGGGGATGAGTGACGAAAAGTGGAATCCCATCATCAAGGGCCTCGACCTCACCCTGGAGAGGGGCGAAGTGCTGGGGCTCATCGGTGAATCCGGGGCCGGCAAATCGACGCTGGGCATCGCCTCCATGGCCTATACGCGCCAGGGGTGCAGGATCTCCTCCGGTTCCATCGTTTTTGACGGCAAGGAGCTGTTCGGGGCGCCCAAGGAAACCCTGCGGAAAATACGCGGCAACCGCATCGCCTATGTGGCTCAGAGCGCCGCGGCCTCCTTCAACCCCGCCCACCGCCTGATCAAACAGTATGCCGAGTCCCCGGTTCGGCACGGTGTCATGAGCTTCGAGGAAGCCGCCAGGGAAGCCAAGGACATCTATAAGCGGCTGCTGCTGCCGGACCCGGATCACATCGGCTACCGCTACCCCCACCAGGTATCCGGCGGCCAGTTGCAGCGCGCCATGGTGGCCATGGCCATGTCCTGCCGTCCCGATCTGATCATCTTTGACGAACCCACTACGGCCCTGGACGTGACCACCCAGATCGAAGTCCTGGCGGCCATCAAGCGCATCGTTCGGCAGTTCAACACCTCCGCCATCTACATCACCCACGACCTGGCCGTGGTTGCCCAGGTCGCCGACCGCATCATGGTGCTGCGCTACGGCAACCTGGTGGAAGAAAACGACGCCCGGGAAATGATCGCCAACCCCAGGGAAGACTACACCCGCAGGCTTTTGTCGGTCCGCACACTCAAGGAGGAAAAGGATCTTTCAGAAAGTGAAAAAGACGTCATCCTGGAGGTCAACAACGTCACCGCCAGTTATACCGGCAAAACCAATGTCCTCGAAGATATCGATTTAAAAATCCGCAAGGGTAGAACGGTGGCACTGGTGGGGGAATCGGGCAGCGGCAAGAGCACCCTGGCCCGGGTGATCACCGGCCTGCTGCCGCCCACAAAGGGCAATGTGTTGTACGAAGGCAATGAACTGTCACGGGAGCTGAAATCGCGACCCAAGGAGCAGTTGCGGGTCATGCAGATGATCTATCAGATGCCCGACACCGCCTTGAACCCCAAGCAGAAGGTGCACAGAATCATCGGCCGACCGCTGCAGTTCTACTTCGGCATGCATGAAAAAGATCGTGAACAGAGGGTTTACGAACTGCTGGAAAAGATCGAACTGTCGGAAAAATATTACGACCGCTATCCTACCGAACTTTCCGGTGGTGAAAAACAACGCATCTGCATCGCCCGCGCGCTGGCCGCGGAACCCGACCTGATCATCTGCGACGAAGTCACGTCGGCCCTGGACCAGCTCGTTGCCGAAGGCATCCTCAAGCTGCTGCAGGATCTGCAGAACGAACTCAGGGTTTCCTACCTCTTCATCACCCACGACCTGGCAACGGTGAAGGCCATTGCCGATGAAATCGTGGTCATGCTCCAGGGCAGGATCGTCGAGCAGGGTGTCAAAAAAGAGATCCTGACGCCGCCCCATCACGAGTACACGGATCTTCTGCTTTCATCCGTTCCCGAAATGGACCCCGACTGGCTGGACAATCTGCTTGCGGAAAGGAAAGCAAAAGGAAAGCTGTCTACGTTCATGGACGCTTAA
- a CDS encoding DNA polymerase IV, with protein MILHIDMDAFYASVEQRDNSALKDKCVIVGGTSGRGVVSAASYEARKFGVHSAMPIFQARRICPDGVYIHPRMARYREVSQQIMEVLQGFSPLVEPVSIDEAFVDTAGCERLKGTPETIARSIKARIVQETRLTCSIGVAPVRFLAKIASDLHKPDGLTVIHPQEVTRFIETLPIEKVPGVGMNARRILEDAGIRHLGDVPLHSLRSLEKKLGKFGRRLAELAAGIDKTPVSPDSDRKSISSEKTLDRNTRDREQLEKILLLQAQDVARDLRIKAFRARTITLKIKQADFKQFTRNKTIGIPTQSSETIYATALELFRRCRLTQAVRLIGVGASGFISDTVPVQMEIFASTAKSQDRTWADVDRALDRISEKFGRDAVKRAVLAGNRPLPKSRT; from the coding sequence ATGATTCTGCACATCGACATGGACGCCTTTTACGCCTCCGTCGAGCAACGCGACAATTCGGCGCTGAAGGACAAATGCGTCATCGTGGGGGGGACATCCGGGAGGGGGGTGGTTTCGGCCGCCAGCTACGAGGCCCGGAAATTCGGAGTCCATTCCGCCATGCCCATATTCCAGGCACGCCGGATATGCCCGGATGGTGTCTACATCCACCCTCGCATGGCGCGTTACCGTGAGGTCTCGCAGCAGATAATGGAGGTGCTGCAAGGCTTTTCCCCCCTGGTCGAGCCCGTATCCATCGACGAGGCGTTCGTTGACACCGCCGGCTGCGAACGCCTTAAGGGAACGCCGGAAACCATTGCCCGCTCCATCAAGGCCCGCATCGTGCAAGAAACCCGTCTGACCTGCTCCATTGGGGTGGCGCCCGTCCGCTTCCTGGCTAAAATCGCCTCGGACCTTCACAAACCCGACGGTCTGACTGTCATTCATCCACAGGAGGTTACCCGATTCATAGAAACGCTTCCCATTGAAAAAGTGCCCGGCGTAGGAATGAACGCCCGACGGATTCTGGAGGATGCCGGCATTCGCCACCTGGGGGACGTACCTCTCCATTCGCTGCGTTCCCTGGAGAAAAAACTCGGTAAATTCGGCCGCCGTCTTGCGGAGCTGGCCGCCGGCATCGACAAAACACCGGTTTCACCCGACAGTGACCGCAAATCCATCAGCTCGGAAAAAACCCTGGATCGCAACACCCGTGACCGGGAGCAATTGGAAAAAATACTGCTGCTGCAGGCACAGGACGTCGCCCGCGATCTCCGTATAAAAGCGTTCCGGGCGCGGACCATCACCCTGAAGATCAAACAGGCCGATTTCAAGCAGTTCACCCGCAACAAGACAATCGGCATTCCGACCCAGTCTTCCGAGACCATCTACGCAACCGCTCTCGAACTTTTCCGCCGGTGCCGCCTCACCCAGGCGGTCCGCTTGATCGGCGTGGGCGCCTCCGGGTTCATCAGCGACACCGTACCGGTCCAGATGGAAATCTTCGCCTCGACGGCAAAGAGCCAGGATCGAACATGGGCGGACGTGGACCGCGCTCTCGACCGGATATCCGAAAAATTCGGCCGCGATGCCGTAAAACGCGCCGTTCTGGCCGGAAACCGTCCCCTGCCCAAAAGCAGGACCTAA